From a single Calothrix sp. NIES-2098 genomic region:
- a CDS encoding peptidase S8/S53 — MRRLILFCLFVIGLGAAVFGFVNFQGLAAKGEFETILLDFREDIPKEIVEKDLQAIAQQYQVTPQLDNKFSAKDNVYIIKGDRQRLKELQKSQFKSATEFIEPNYIYKKIPQPGEVAFLGEFLKPNADEDEVTPSLTGPNDQYYSKQWNFHNINIEGAWSQTKGSGITVAVIDTGITRVRDLYETKFVKGYDFVNDREEATDDNGHGTHVAGTIAQATNNKYGVAGIAYEANLMPLKVLNDYGGGTIADIAEAIKFAADKGADVINMSLGGGGESQLMKEAINYAHNKGVVIVAAAGNENANGASYPARYPHVIGVSAFGPDGEKAPYSNFGAGVDISAPGGSDAGKILQETINEKGEGVFLGFQGTSMASPHVAGVAALIKAKGINDPDEVLKVLKQSSRVIQDDGLNYYGAGQLNAEAAVKLATEGQISFSDFFRWLRDNGYLNPGFWIDGGAVALLPKILMVLGSYLLAWFLRVYFPFTWSWSLSSGLIAGSSGLFFLKGFYIFDLPQWPFRLLGSSIPELGNTIQGTDALNPLFASVLIPIVLVAFFLGHPSGKWFAIGSTLGVAACLTVSAVYDPMVWGLGSSYLARVFLIANALLCYGLARLALKNERQVA; from the coding sequence ATGAGAAGGCTTATATTATTTTGCTTGTTTGTCATTGGGCTAGGGGCTGCTGTATTTGGGTTTGTTAATTTTCAGGGACTAGCAGCCAAAGGTGAATTTGAGACGATTCTGCTTGATTTTCGGGAAGATATACCCAAAGAGATAGTAGAGAAAGATTTGCAAGCGATCGCTCAACAATACCAGGTTACACCCCAATTGGATAATAAATTTTCGGCGAAAGATAATGTGTATATTATCAAAGGCGATCGCCAACGGCTGAAAGAACTGCAAAAATCGCAATTTAAATCAGCTACAGAATTTATTGAGCCGAATTATATTTACAAAAAAATTCCCCAACCGGGTGAAGTTGCTTTTTTGGGAGAATTTTTAAAACCCAACGCAGATGAAGACGAAGTTACCCCTTCATTAACTGGCCCCAACGACCAGTATTACAGCAAGCAGTGGAACTTCCACAACATCAACATTGAAGGCGCATGGAGTCAAACTAAAGGCAGTGGCATTACGGTTGCTGTCATCGACACTGGTATTACTCGCGTACGGGACTTGTATGAGACGAAATTTGTCAAAGGCTACGATTTCGTTAACGATCGGGAAGAAGCCACGGATGATAACGGGCATGGCACCCATGTCGCAGGTACTATAGCTCAAGCTACCAATAACAAATATGGTGTAGCTGGCATTGCATATGAAGCCAATCTCATGCCATTGAAAGTCCTAAATGATTATGGGGGTGGTACTATTGCCGATATTGCCGAAGCCATCAAATTTGCTGCCGATAAAGGCGCAGATGTAATTAATATGAGCTTGGGTGGTGGCGGTGAAAGTCAGTTAATGAAGGAAGCCATTAACTATGCCCACAATAAAGGTGTTGTGATTGTGGCAGCAGCTGGCAATGAAAACGCTAATGGGGCCAGCTATCCAGCCCGTTATCCTCATGTCATCGGCGTTTCGGCATTTGGCCCCGATGGAGAAAAAGCTCCTTACTCTAACTTTGGTGCTGGGGTAGATATCTCCGCTCCTGGTGGTAGTGATGCTGGCAAGATTCTGCAAGAGACAATCAACGAAAAGGGTGAAGGAGTGTTTCTTGGCTTCCAAGGTACAAGTATGGCATCTCCCCATGTTGCTGGTGTCGCTGCACTCATCAAAGCTAAGGGGATCAACGACCCTGATGAAGTGTTGAAAGTCCTCAAACAATCTTCCAGAGTTATCCAAGATGATGGTTTGAATTACTATGGCGCTGGACAACTCAATGCCGAAGCAGCAGTGAAACTTGCCACTGAAGGTCAAATTAGTTTCTCTGACTTCTTCCGCTGGTTAAGAGATAATGGCTATCTCAACCCTGGATTTTGGATTGATGGCGGTGCTGTAGCACTATTACCAAAGATTTTGATGGTACTAGGTTCCTATCTCCTAGCTTGGTTTTTACGGGTTTACTTTCCCTTTACTTGGAGTTGGTCTTTATCCAGTGGTTTAATTGCTGGCAGTTCTGGACTATTCTTCCTTAAGGGATTCTATATTTTTGACCTTCCCCAGTGGCCTTTCCGGCTTTTGGGTAGTTCTATTCCCGAATTGGGTAACACTATCCAAGGAACCGATGCTTTAAATCCTTTATTTGCCAGTGTACTGATTCCTATTGTTCTGGTTGCATTCTTCCTGGGACATCCTAGTGGCAAATGGTTTGCAATAGGTTCTACCCTTGGTGTGGCTGCGTGTTTGACGGTGAGTGCAGTTTACGATCCTATGGTTTGGGGATTAGGCAGTAGTTATTTGGCGCGTGTCTTTCTCATTGCTAATGCCCTACTCTGTTATGGATTAGCTCGTTTAGCGTTGAAAAATGAAAGGCAAGTAGCTTAA
- a CDS encoding phosphomethylpyrimidine kinase — MNAVTETRIPVALTIAGSDSGGGAGIQTDLRTFVFHCVHGTSAITCITAQNTLGVTRVDAIPPEAVVAQIQAVVEDIGVQAAKTGMLLNQEIISAVAQQVEAGKIDNLVVDPVMVSRTGAQLIDDDAIQTLCHALIPLATIVTPNRYEAQIMSGLSINSLDDMQAAAQIIHQKLGAKAVLVKGGGMQGNLRGIDIWFDGQKLTTLATKLVDTKNTHGTGCTLSAAIAANLAQKKDFLTAVQQAKDYVTTALTYALDIGQGQGPVGHFFPLLENKSSL; from the coding sequence ATGAATGCTGTTACAGAAACACGGATACCTGTTGCCTTAACTATTGCTGGCTCAGATAGTGGTGGTGGTGCGGGGATTCAAACTGATTTACGTACCTTTGTCTTTCACTGTGTTCACGGAACTAGTGCTATTACCTGCATCACGGCGCAAAATACTTTGGGAGTAACGCGAGTAGATGCGATACCACCTGAGGCTGTGGTGGCGCAAATTCAAGCGGTAGTTGAGGATATTGGCGTACAAGCTGCCAAAACAGGAATGTTACTCAACCAAGAAATTATCTCGGCTGTGGCGCAGCAAGTAGAGGCTGGGAAAATCGATAATTTAGTAGTCGATCCAGTAATGGTGTCACGTACAGGAGCACAATTGATTGATGATGACGCAATACAAACTTTGTGCCATGCTTTAATCCCATTGGCAACTATAGTGACGCCAAACCGCTATGAAGCTCAAATTATGAGTGGATTATCGATTAATTCCCTTGATGATATGCAAGCAGCAGCCCAAATTATTCATCAGAAATTAGGGGCTAAAGCTGTTTTAGTTAAAGGTGGAGGTATGCAGGGAAATTTGCGTGGTATTGATATCTGGTTTGATGGGCAAAAGTTGACTACTTTGGCAACCAAGCTAGTAGATACAAAAAATACCCACGGTACTGGTTGTACTTTATCAGCTGCGATCGCTGCCAATCTAGCTCAGAAAAAAGACTTCTTAACAGCAGTGCAGCAAGCAAAAGACTATGTTACAACTGCACTTACTTACGCCCTTGATATTGGTCAAGGACAAGGCCCTGTGGGACACTTCTTTCCTTTGCTAGAGAATAAATCTAGTCTGTAA
- a CDS encoding nitrogen regulatory protein P-II, GlnB translates to MKKVEAIIRPFKLDEVKIALVNAGIVGMTVSEVRGFGRQKGQTERYRGSEYTVEFLQKLKVEIVVDDNQVDMVVDKIIAAARTGEIGDGKIFISPVEQVVRIRTGEKNTEAV, encoded by the coding sequence ATGAAAAAAGTAGAAGCTATTATCCGTCCGTTTAAGCTTGATGAAGTAAAAATTGCTTTAGTCAATGCGGGTATTGTTGGCATGACTGTTTCTGAAGTTCGAGGCTTTGGCAGACAAAAAGGCCAAACAGAACGCTATCGCGGTTCTGAATACACCGTAGAGTTTCTACAAAAACTCAAAGTAGAAATCGTCGTTGACGATAACCAAGTTGATATGGTGGTAGACAAAATTATTGCTGCCGCCCGCACTGGTGAAATTGGTGATGGTAAAATCTTCATCTCCCCTGTCGAACAAGTTGTTCGGATTCGCACCGGAGAAAAGAATACAGAAGCAGTTTAA
- a CDS encoding RdgB/HAM1 family non-canonical purine NTP pyrophosphatase, which translates to MTKLLVVATGNPGKLREMQAYLANSGWELTLKPDELEIEETGDTFAANACLKASQIAQATGNWAIADDSGLQVDALNGAPGVYSARYGKTDSERIARVLNELGPEVNRQAQFVCVVAIASPDGKIVLQTEGICRGTILHAPRGNGGFGYDPIFYIPEKQLTFAEMTPQLKRSLSHRGKAFTALIPQLEVLSFEL; encoded by the coding sequence ATGACTAAACTACTTGTAGTAGCCACAGGAAACCCAGGTAAGTTACGAGAAATGCAAGCTTATCTGGCTAATTCTGGTTGGGAATTAACCCTGAAACCAGACGAATTAGAAATTGAAGAGACAGGCGACACATTTGCCGCCAACGCTTGTTTGAAAGCCTCCCAAATTGCTCAAGCTACAGGAAACTGGGCAATAGCAGATGACTCTGGCTTACAAGTAGATGCTTTAAATGGCGCACCAGGGGTGTATTCTGCCCGTTACGGTAAAACTGATTCAGAACGCATTGCTAGGGTGCTAAACGAATTAGGCCCCGAAGTAAACCGACAAGCACAATTTGTTTGTGTCGTAGCGATCGCTAGTCCTGATGGTAAGATTGTTCTCCAAACCGAAGGTATTTGTCGGGGCACAATTCTTCATGCGCCTCGCGGTAATGGTGGTTTTGGCTACGACCCGATTTTTTACATTCCTGAAAAACAATTGACCTTTGCTGAGATGACACCACAGTTGAAGAGGTCGCTTAGTCATCGAGGTAAGGCTTTTACAGCTTTAATCCCACAACTGGAAGTGCTGAGTTTTGAGCTTTGA
- a CDS encoding phosphoglucomutase/phosphomannomutase alpha/beta/subunit, whose translation MPVVANSIKFGTDGWRGVIGDEFTFERLALVAPVAAKVLYDTYFSIVGSRKIIVGYDRRFMAEDFARTVANAVTAVGFDVLLSESYAPTPAFSWAAKQLNALGALVITASHNPGAYLGLKVKGYFGGSVSPEVTKEIETLLPEGVAEAATPGKLEKFDPWPSYTAGLEGKVDIAKIRDAIAAGKLTVFADVMHGAAASGLARLLGDRIHEINSDRDPLFGGGAPEPLPKYLSQLFTVIKNHRESNKTDLAVGLVFDGDCDRIAAVDGNANFLSSQVLIPILIDHLTLRRGFTGEIVKTVSGSDLIPLVAALHHLSVYETPVGYKYIADRMLAAEVLLGGEESGGIGYGSHIPERDALLSALYVLEAIVESGLDLGEYYQHLQQQTGFTSAYDRIDLPLASMEVRSRLLQQMQTQPLTEIAGQAVIDCQTIDGYKFRLADKSWLMIRFSGTEPVLRLYCEATTLDRVHQTLAWAKQWAE comes from the coding sequence ATGCCAGTTGTAGCGAACTCCATCAAATTTGGTACAGACGGCTGGCGAGGTGTGATTGGTGATGAATTCACCTTTGAACGCCTAGCCTTGGTTGCCCCAGTCGCCGCAAAAGTATTATATGATACTTATTTTTCTATTGTAGGTAGCCGGAAAATTATTGTCGGTTACGATCGCCGATTTATGGCGGAAGACTTTGCCCGTACTGTGGCAAATGCTGTCACCGCCGTAGGATTTGATGTGCTACTCAGTGAAAGCTATGCACCCACTCCCGCTTTTAGCTGGGCGGCGAAACAACTCAATGCTTTGGGGGCGCTGGTAATTACCGCTAGCCATAATCCGGGTGCATATCTAGGCTTAAAAGTCAAGGGATATTTTGGGGGTTCGGTATCGCCAGAAGTTACCAAAGAAATAGAAACACTGTTACCTGAAGGAGTAGCAGAGGCAGCTACACCAGGGAAGTTAGAGAAGTTTGACCCCTGGCCCAGTTATACCGCAGGCTTAGAAGGCAAAGTTGATATTGCTAAAATTCGCGATGCCATAGCTGCTGGTAAACTGACTGTCTTTGCTGATGTGATGCATGGGGCAGCGGCTAGCGGATTGGCAAGACTATTAGGCGATCGCATTCATGAAATCAACAGCGATCGCGATCCTTTATTTGGTGGTGGTGCGCCAGAACCCTTGCCTAAATATCTGTCACAGCTATTTACAGTCATCAAAAATCACCGAGAAAGCAATAAAACTGATTTAGCGGTGGGGTTAGTATTTGATGGAGACTGCGATCGTATAGCAGCCGTCGATGGCAACGCCAACTTCTTGAGTTCGCAAGTCTTAATCCCGATATTAATTGACCATTTGACCTTACGGCGTGGTTTTACTGGTGAAATTGTCAAAACAGTCAGTGGTTCTGACTTAATTCCGCTTGTAGCAGCACTACATCACCTGTCAGTGTATGAGACACCTGTTGGTTACAAATACATTGCTGACAGAATGTTAGCAGCAGAGGTATTGCTAGGCGGTGAAGAGTCAGGCGGAATCGGCTATGGTAGCCATATTCCCGAACGGGACGCACTGCTATCGGCATTGTATGTACTAGAAGCTATTGTCGAATCTGGCTTAGATTTAGGTGAATATTACCAGCACTTACAGCAGCAAACAGGGTTCACTTCCGCATACGATCGCATCGATTTGCCGCTAGCGAGTATGGAAGTGCGATCGCGTCTTTTACAACAGATGCAAACTCAACCTTTAACGGAAATTGCTGGACAAGCTGTAATTGATTGCCAAACTATTGACGGCTATAAATTCCGGCTGGCTGACAAAAGCTGGTTAATGATCCGTTTTAGCGGTACTGAACCAGTTTTACGCCTTTACTGCGAAGCCACCACACTCGATCGCGTACATCAAACTCTTGCGTGGGCGAAACAGTGGGCAGAGTAA